TTATATTTTAAGGGAAAACGATTTCCAGCTACAAAATCAAGATTATTTTTGAGCAAATAATCAATCATTCGCCCAATTTCTTGCAAAGGATATGTGCAGTCAGCATCACTGGTAATAATAATGTTGCCCTTGGCTGACTTGATGCCTTTTTGGCAAGCGGCGCCATAACCTTGTTTTTTTTCGCGAATTACGGTCGCGCCGAGTTTGCGGGCAATGGGGGCGGTTTTATCAAAGGAATTATTATCAACCACCATAATTTCATCAACCCATTTTGGGATGCTTTTGATAGTAAGGGGAATCGCTTTTTCCTCATTATAGCATGGAATCACCACAGAAATTTTATATTTTTTATACATTTTCTTTGCCCCCCTTTTTGGAGAGATAAAAAATAGTCCCTAATAAAATCAGCGTTACAATCGAAATAATCTTGGCAAAGTTGTGATTGGGAAGATTTTCGTATTTTAGTTTAACATTGTTATTGCCGGCGGGCAAATTGAGGGCCATCATACTATCTATATTATAAATTTTTAGAGGCTGACCATTTAAATAAGCTTTCCAGTGAGGTGAAATCGTATATGAAACAAGGACTGGGGTATTTTTTTCGGCCGTATAATTAAATTCTAAAATACCAGCCTCGGGATCTAAATTCTGGGAAGTAAATTCAATCTCCGAAATAATTTCAGAGGCAGGATTTAGACTGCCGGTCGTGATACCAGTGAGAAATTTTTGCTCTTTTTGATCGTGAGTTAAGTAGGCATGATAAAATAAATTTCCGCCAATAAACCAGACCTTGTGGCCCTCAACATTTTTATAGCCAATTAAATTATATAAACCGCTGTCTTCATTGGTTTGATTTTTCCAGCGCGCCAGGGTACTATCCAAATTTAAATATTGAGGAAAGCGCCATTCTTTAAGCGGTGTATATTTAGCTTTCCCCAAATCAGTACCGCCAAAATCTTTGAGTGAAGGAATTTCCAAGGTTTTAGGGAGGGTATCTGCCGGAATATTTTCAGCTAATTCTAATTGCATGGTGGTAGTAGTTTTTTCGAGTGAACTTTGGACACCCAAAAAAGTTGGTTCGCCCTCAAGTTTTGAATTTTCGATATTGAGCATATCAATCGTGACATTGCCACCGTTTTTCGCATAATCTTGAATTAATTTTTCCGCTTTCTGTTTGTTGTGGTATCCAAAACCATATAAAACTAAATTATCAAAATTGCTTAAAAATTCTAAATCATAATCATCAATATAATTTGAGCCAGCTAAATTTGAATGTGATTGAAAGGCAGCATAGTTATAACCATGCTTGCCAACGACGAGCGTTTTTTGATTTATGGGAATAAGACCATTTGACGGTTTGTCTTGGTAATATAAGGCGGTAACTGATTCGCCCGGAGCCTCAAAAACCGGTTGATAACCATTTTCTTTGAGCTTGGCCATAAAATTAGGTTTAAGCTCGGGATTGTTTTGAAAAAAGTTTTCAATATACGATGTCATCACAAAATAACGATCATTAAACAGCGCCATTTTGGAGAAGAAATAATCATAATAATCATTGTTAAAAGCGTCATTCATCCAAGCAATTTCTTTGTTTAAGCGGGTGATTGAAAAATAATGTCCTTCAGAGTAATACTTGTGATTAACGCTGGGAATTACCCAGTCAATTTTCCCAATGTTTTTAACGGTGAAAACTCGTCCCTGATTATCAATTTTCTCAAATGCTTGATTGAGTTTGGGGAAAATATTTTCAAATGGTTGTACCCAAATTCGATTAATAAAAGGATGTTGGTAGTGGAAATTTAAAATGCTAAGACCGGCAACCAAAGGGATAGCAAGAATCGAAATAGAAATTCTTAGCCAGGGTTTTAGTTTGGGAAATTCGAAAAAGGTAGTTCCCCAATAAAGCATCACCACGCAAATCCAGGTTAAAGCCGCATAAGGAAAGACCCAAGTTAATAATTTATAGATTGGCAAACTCCAAGGGGTAGTGAGATAAAAAGCAAATAGGACCGAAGCCAGAAGCGCCCAATCTTTCGGAGTGCGCCGGCGTAAAAATACAAATAAACCTGAAATTATGACCAAAGCGCCGCCGCTTAAAACGATTAATTCTAGAAATGACCCTGCCCCAATTTCAGAGTGGAAGGTAACGGTGGTAATGGCCGGATAAGTATAATTTGCAGGTTCAGCAAGGAAAGGGATCGCCCACCAGGCAATTAATCCACAAGCAGTCAGAAAAGCCATCCCCCATATTTCTAATTTTCTAAAAGTAATTTCGGAATCGAACAAGACGCGTGCTACCACATAAATAATTAAAAAAGCGAGTGAGTTGATGGCAGTAATTGGATGAGCCACAATCATGGAGGCGATAATTATGGTCAAAATCAGGAAATTTCGAAAGCGGAACTTCTGTTCTAAGATTAGATCTGTGTAATAGAAAGCTAGGGGCAGGAGGATAAAAGGGGTGACGCGAGTGACTGAAGTTCGGGCGAGGTAAAAAATTCCCGGTACAAAAGGATAAATTATACCACCGATAATCGCCGCCCTAATATTATTTTTTTTATATAGGAAGAAAAACATTGACAGACCGGCTGATAATAAAAGTAGCAAAGAAAAAATTCGGTTAGTATAATAAATATCTTTGACTAAGTGATAGATGATGGCGATCGGAATATAGTCTAAAAATGGGGTATGGTGTAAAGTTTCAATACCATTATACCAATAAGGATTAATGACCGGAAAACGATGATTAATTTTATAATATTCATAAACATATTTTGGAATAAACATATGAGCGGCTTCGTCGCCACCTCGCATCATTCCCTCGGCAAAGAAGTTGGGAGAAAAAAGATAAAAAATCACTCCCAAAACAAGCGCAACTGCCCCAATTAATACTATCCAGTGCCAAAAAGTTTTTTTAAACATTATATTTCTCCATCTATTTTTGTTCTTTAAGATTATAATCCTGATTAATTCCGTCAAGCCTTAAGGCTTCTTTTTTGAAGTTAATGGCATTATTTTTATTATTATTTTGTGCGGTTGGGTTTCCAAAATTCGCTTCGGCGCCGAAACTATCTAATTCAGGGATTTTTTCCTCATATACGATATCAGAAGATGGTTTTTGGCCAGTCACAAATTGAAGAAGATTGCTGCCAAGGGCGGAAATCTTTTGTTGGCCGGTACTAATGGTGCCTTGATAATCTTTTATGGACTTAACCGGATTAACTGGTGTGGTCCAAGCCTGAGGTTCTTTTAAGACTTCCAAATATCCCGCAAAGCGGAAGAAGAAAGTAATGATTCTGAACAAGGGCATGACAAGATTATAGTGATAGCTTTTTTTAATTTTTTTCCGAGTTTCTGAATCAGCCACCACATAACAATATAAAGAATTGAAACAATCCATCACAATATAAAAAATATACATTAACAAAATGGCTTTAATGATTAATGTGGTGGAATAACCGAAAAGGAAGAAAAGCGGCAGTAAAAACATCCAAATAATACGAGGGAAACCAAAGGTGTGGTCGATCATCAACTGCAAGCCTAACCAGAAATTACGCCAAAAACCCTTGGTTAAGTTGGCATACCAATCAAGGTGAGTACCAACCACTTCAATTTGGCCGCGATGCCAGCGCGCGCGTTGGGCATAAAATCGTTCGTAGGAAATAACTGGCTTTAAAAAGGCTTTGGCTTCTTCGGCAAAACCTAAGCGGACATTTTGCCGTTGCAGATCAAGGGTTAAATCCGTATCTTCGGAAACGGTTCGGCTACTATAAAGGTTAGTTTTCATTAAAACCTCGCGCCTAAAAGCGGAAAAAGCCCCGGAAAAAGTATACATTGAGCCGGTAATATCTTGAAATTGTCGTCCCAGCCTAAATGAGGTTAAGTATTCTAAAAATTGGCACTTGGCTAAAACTTTTTCTTTAAGGGTTAATTTTCTGGAGACATAATGGCCGTTTTCATCTAAAATATATTGACCTTGTGCATTCTTGCGGTAAATTAAATTCCAATCAATTTCAATATTGCCGGTGGCAGCGCCATATTTGGGATTTTCGACAAATTTTGCCACCATATTATAAATCGCGTCTGGCGCCAAAAAGGAACGACAATCGATATTGATAATAATTCCGCCCTGAGACAATTTAATGCCGGCGTTTAAAGCCCTGGCTTTGCCTTTTTCGTATCTGACAACCAACCTAAGTAAGCCGCCAAAACCATCTGCCTGATATGTTTTGCCATTTACTTTGATCTTGCCGTTAAGATGATGGTTGAGGTTTTTAAAAGTGACGGCTTGATGTAATTTATTATGGCCGTTTTTATTCAACCAAATCTCGCGCATATGGTCTTTGACAATTTCCGAGGTTTGGTCGGTCGAGCCATTATCAACCACAATAATTTCCATTTTTTCTTGGGGATAAGTTTGAATTTTAAGGTAATTGAGGCATTCGTTGATGTTGTCTTCTTCGTTATAAGTTGGAATAATAATTGAGACCTTTGGCAGAGTCGCGGGATCAATAGGACGAATGATTCGTTTTGCTCTTTTGGTAATAATGTGAATCATATAAATTAAAGCTAAAAATCCATCAAAAATGATCGGAATGATGATCCAGACTCCCCAAAAGATGGCCAAAATAAAGAGATTATTATTCATTCGTTTTGTCCTCAATTATATTGATGGTGTAATTTGCCCGATGGCCAGAAAGATTTTTATATCTGATGGTGATAATATCGTCTGGTTGAACCTTAAGCGGTTTTTCAAAAACATTTTGATTATTTATCAATTCGCTTTCTGAACTCGTTGAAAGAGAAGTGAATTTTTGCAGAATGCCATTTTTGTATAACTCAATCCGAATCGGCTGGTCGCCGTGGATAATTTGCAGATTGATTTTGGTAGTTGATCCGGCCATAAAGCCGAAATCAATGGCTTTCCAAGCGCGCAATCTTTCGATGACAAATTGATCTAATATAATAGGTGCTTTTTCACCTAAAATATCCCCTTGATTCTGGTTTGATGGCAGTGGCGTTGGAGTTTCAATTCCAGTTTCATCTTTATATATGATAGGTCTATTGACGCGGGCAACTGGGGCAAAGGCTTTTTGCCAATCTTTTGAGGCAATAAAGCTATAAACGCCGGCTAAAACAACCACGACAATGACTGCTATTTGAGTATACGCATGTCGAAGCTGTAAAGATCGGCCTGGCTGGGCGGTTTTATTGATGGGAACATCATTTTCAATACTATCACCAACAGATTTAACTGTGGTTTTGGTGATAATATACCAATAGAGAAGCAGTTCGCAGATAAAGAAGAAAATACGAGCCACGCCAGCATGAGCTAAGAAAATATAGTTTGATCCAAACCGGTAAGCGATGATGACGATAATCATCAAGCGAAGAATATTAATCACATAAGTGACGACGAGGGCAAAAACAGATCTAAGGATTTTTTGTTTCCAGTCAAAAAGTGGATAAAAGATAATTAAGGCAAAAGCAATTGATGATTCCAAAATTGCCGAACATTCAATGCCCAACTTGAGAATGTCGGATCCTCCCACTGGCCGGATTAGCTGGAATCGGCCTGAAGAAAGCAGTTCAGTTTGGAATTTAAAGAGGTTTTTGGAAATTAGTTCCACATGGAAACTTGCCATATTAACTAAGGTTTGGTCAAAGCCGAAATATTCAGCTAACAGCACGATCATGATCGTCAAGCCAAAAGCGGCGATAAGGTAATAGAAAAGCCACTGACGATGCTGTCTAAACAACAGCACTAAAGTCAGCCAGATGGGGAAGATGATGATTGTGGCTAACAATCGACTTTCCATTTATTTCCTTTTTTCTCGAGATGTAATCCCATCAATCGACCTTCGGGGTAAATTTTGATGGGTTTTGTCTGGGGCAAGCGGGGCAGAATTTTTAGGCGGAATCAGGGTATTTTTTGGATCAGATTTTTTCTCTTTTTTAAGTTTAATTACACCCATTTTTACTCCTAGAAAAACGGCTGAACCAACCAAGATTAGGAATAATATTTCAGTTAAAGTCGGGATTGAAGTGAAAGTCACCGATTTTTCATAATAGATGTTATAGGCATAACTCGTGCTATCCCACCAGCGTGTCCATATCGTATAAGTCGTGTTTGAGGGGAAATTAGTATTAACACAGGTCCAGTTGTCATTGGCGCTGCCGCTGGCGGCCGTATCAACATTGGTATTTTGATGGGTATAATTGCCTGAAGCCCAAGACGCAGAACCAGCGCAGCCATTGGTAATGTAGGTTTCGCCGGCGTCAGGTTGGCCGTCCGCGTCGCCATCTATAAAGATGACCGCATCAATATATTTATCGTTTAAAGCGGTGCTGGCATGATAATTGTTAACCGTGGTGGAGACAGAAATGGTTTCGCCCAGAGTCGGATAGCTTCCGGCGTCAGTGGATAAAGTCGTGGTGACGGTTTGCTTTTTAGCGATGACAACATTGGTGTAAGGAGGAAGATTAGTGTTGGTGCCGTCGGCTAAAGTGAGCGTTGTCGGGTGTGCGTGGCCGGGAATAGTGCCCGAGCCAGAGCCGCCGACATCACTGGCGCTGGTAGAAGAAGTAGCGTTTATGTCGATATGCGAGTGTTGGTTGGCGCCACCGGTGCTACCATATGAGCCGGTAGGGCTTAATAATTTCTGATAAAATGGTCCGCCTGAATCCGAGAGCCGCGTCCAGCCGGCAACAGAAAAACCAACTGAACTATCAGTATCGTCGAACATTGCAATCATCCCGTTGGGAATGGCGGTGTTGGCGGTGGCTTTGCCCAGGATAATGGTGATGTACGGCGGTTGAGTACCGGGCGCACTAGAAGTGCCCGAGGCGGTATGAGTGTGATTAGCTAAAGAAGAGCGGTTGGCGGTTGATCCTGATGCGGCAATGGTGCCGGCCACACCGGTTAAAGTTGCCGAAACTGAATGGCTGGTGCCTTGATGAGCATCGCTCCCCCCAACGCCACCAGCGCTGGAGTTGCCTCGAATATAACGAAAGCCACCAGTAAAATAACCGGAAACATCCGACCAATTGGCACCGGGCACCGCGGCGTCAAAAATGGCAATTGCACCCGAAGGAATTGCCGAGTTGCCATTGGGGATGCCAGTGTTTTTAATGACGCAGAGATTTCTATAGGTGGGCAAATTGCTGATATTGCTGACACTATCAACTGTCACCGGATGGGTATGAGTATCGCTGTTATGGGTACTGCCCGCCGCGGTCTTTCGGTCAGTAGCGGTGGCGGCGGTACTGCTTCCTGTTCCGCTGTGGGTATGGGTTAAGGCACCGCCGGCGTTTCTGGCATAGCTTGAATTGCCTCTGGGGAAAAGACCGCCATTGGTTGCATCATAAAATTCTTCACC
This is a stretch of genomic DNA from Patescibacteria group bacterium. It encodes these proteins:
- a CDS encoding glycosyltransferase family 2 protein codes for the protein MYKKYKISVVIPCYNEEKAIPLTIKSIPKWVDEIMVVDNNSFDKTAPIARKLGATVIREKKQGYGAACQKGIKSAKGNIIITSDADCTYPLQEIGRMIDYLLKNNLDFVAGNRFPLKYKSAMPWPNRLGNLILTLTMNSLTLKPVEDSQTGMWVFRRSILKKIHPFSNKMSFSEEIKMEALLHPKIKYGEYHINYRDRIGNSKLRRMRDGIPNLLFLFKKRWQILWRRS
- a CDS encoding 6-pyruvoyl-tetrahydropterin synthase-related protein; the encoded protein is MFKKTFWHWIVLIGAVALVLGVIFYLFSPNFFAEGMMRGGDEAAHMFIPKYVYEYYKINHRFPVINPYWYNGIETLHHTPFLDYIPIAIIYHLVKDIYYTNRIFSLLLLLSAGLSMFFFLYKKNNIRAAIIGGIIYPFVPGIFYLARTSVTRVTPFILLPLAFYYTDLILEQKFRFRNFLILTIIIASMIVAHPITAINSLAFLIIYVVARVLFDSEITFRKLEIWGMAFLTACGLIAWWAIPFLAEPANYTYPAITTVTFHSEIGAGSFLELIVLSGGALVIISGLFVFLRRRTPKDWALLASVLFAFYLTTPWSLPIYKLLTWVFPYAALTWICVVMLYWGTTFFEFPKLKPWLRISISILAIPLVAGLSILNFHYQHPFINRIWVQPFENIFPKLNQAFEKIDNQGRVFTVKNIGKIDWVIPSVNHKYYSEGHYFSITRLNKEIAWMNDAFNNDYYDYFFSKMALFNDRYFVMTSYIENFFQNNPELKPNFMAKLKENGYQPVFEAPGESVTALYYQDKPSNGLIPINQKTLVVGKHGYNYAAFQSHSNLAGSNYIDDYDLEFLSNFDNLVLYGFGYHNKQKAEKLIQDYAKNGGNVTIDMLNIENSKLEGEPTFLGVQSSLEKTTTTMQLELAENIPADTLPKTLEIPSLKDFGGTDLGKAKYTPLKEWRFPQYLNLDSTLARWKNQTNEDSGLYNLIGYKNVEGHKVWFIGGNLFYHAYLTHDQKEQKFLTGITTGSLNPASEIISEIEFTSQNLDPEAGILEFNYTAEKNTPVLVSYTISPHWKAYLNGQPLKIYNIDSMMALNLPAGNNNVKLKYENLPNHNFAKIISIVTLILLGTIFYLSKKGGKENV
- a CDS encoding glycosyltransferase, whose product is MNNNLFILAIFWGVWIIIPIIFDGFLALIYMIHIITKRAKRIIRPIDPATLPKVSIIIPTYNEEDNINECLNYLKIQTYPQEKMEIIVVDNGSTDQTSEIVKDHMREIWLNKNGHNKLHQAVTFKNLNHHLNGKIKVNGKTYQADGFGGLLRLVVRYEKGKARALNAGIKLSQGGIIINIDCRSFLAPDAIYNMVAKFVENPKYGAATGNIEIDWNLIYRKNAQGQYILDENGHYVSRKLTLKEKVLAKCQFLEYLTSFRLGRQFQDITGSMYTFSGAFSAFRREVLMKTNLYSSRTVSEDTDLTLDLQRQNVRLGFAEEAKAFLKPVISYERFYAQRARWHRGQIEVVGTHLDWYANLTKGFWRNFWLGLQLMIDHTFGFPRIIWMFLLPLFFLFGYSTTLIIKAILLMYIFYIVMDCFNSLYCYVVADSETRKKIKKSYHYNLVMPLFRIITFFFRFAGYLEVLKEPQAWTTPVNPVKSIKDYQGTISTGQQKISALGSNLLQFVTGQKPSSDIVYEEKIPELDSFGAEANFGNPTAQNNNKNNAINFKKEALRLDGINQDYNLKEQK